From a single Candoia aspera isolate rCanAsp1 chromosome 10, rCanAsp1.hap2, whole genome shotgun sequence genomic region:
- the LOC134503551 gene encoding synaptophysin-like protein 1 yields the protein MSGFRLDLGPAKEPLGFIKVLEWIFSIFAFATCGGYSGKTSVIFNCHPDKNATVTGDFVYPFRLNKVSLGPLDPALKCNNTWNSPAYLVGDFSSSAQFFVAYAVLVFLYCIAAIILYLGYMHLYRGAGKLPMIDFIITVVVSFLWLVCTSAWAKALVDIKMSTGPKLINEIEPCVKQPGICQFNDIRHMGSLNVSVVVGFFNVILWAGNAWFVYKETHLHKPSSSASPNATSPSSP from the exons ATATTCTCCATTTTTGCCTTTGCTACCTGTGGCGGATACAGCGGGAAAACATCTGTAATTTTCAACTGTCACCCTGACAAAAATGCCACAGTCACTGGTGATTTCGTCTATCCTTTCAG GTTGAACAAAGTTTCACTTGGACCTCTGGACCCTGCATTGAAATGCAACAACACTTGGAACTCCCCAGCTTACTTGGTGGGAGATTTCTCCTCCTCCGCGCAGTTCTTTGTCGCATATGCAGTTCTCGTGTTCCTGTATTGCATCGCAGCCATCATACTTTACCTTGGGTACATGCACTTGTATCGAGGAGCTGGAAAACTCCCCATGATT GACTTCATCATTACCGTTGTTGTCTCTTTCCTGTGGTTGGTGTGCACATCAGCTTGGGCAAAGGCACTCGTCGATATCAAAATGTCCACCGGACCCAAGCTTATTAATGAAATTGAGCCTTGCGTTAAACAGCCTGGGATTTGCCAGTTCAATGATATCAGGCACATGGGATCCTTGAATGTGTCTGTG GTTGTTGGTTTCTTCAACGTGATTCTGTGGGCTGGCAATGCTTGGTTTGTCTACAAGGAAACTCACCTCCATAagccttcctccagcgcgtctcCAAACGCTACCAGTCCCTCGTCTCCTTAA